From one Rhopalosiphum padi isolate XX-2018 chromosome 2, ASM2088224v1, whole genome shotgun sequence genomic stretch:
- the LOC132920089 gene encoding protein 5NUC-like, which yields MGPTVAATCLAVVMAVVAAVAADAPGLELVLLHTNDMHSRFDETDLYCNECREDDASLGRCYGGFARVANFVKEQRRLANENGLPSLFLVAGDTFQGTPYFSLFHSDPVVDFINQLRPDAMTLGNHEFDDGVDTLASYLERTKHIPTVVSNLNATAEPNLDKYLLSSLVFTINNTKVGIVGYLTTDTPTISKTGNVEFFEEVESLKKETKKLRDSGVNIIIGLGHSGIEKDKIIAQEVEDIDIIVGGHSHTFLYSGTPPSIEKPYGPYPLYVTNVKNKAVPILQAYANTKYAGKVVLKFDPNGDLVSIDGSPTLLNHEIKQDPEMLTVVDKWKPEVINVTNVIIGRTAVELINTCHRMECNIGNLIADSFVYYNVMKKEIYNEYWSDAPIGIVQAGGIRTTINETDHDGYISLGQLINVMPFQNNLVKITISGSSLLEAFEQSVYDFVENRGGSKLLQVSGVLVEYDLTKSPGNRVSSLLLRCGECNVPKYEPLQLTANYTIVTNSYLAEGGDNFKSFKKGLKKNKALDVEDFNATAMYMKSISPIMTGVEGRIIFTSNNNEKSAGSNINTRNYQFIMITFITTVLFFNIQDFI from the exons ATGGGACCGACAGTAGCCGCCACTTGTTTGGCCGTCGTGATGGCCGTAGTGGCCGCGGTCGCGGCGGACGCGCCCGGCCTGGAACTGGTGCTGCTCCACACCAACGACATGCACAGCCGGTTCGACGAGACGGACCTGTACTGCAACGAGTGCCGCGAAGACGACGCGTCGCTGGGCCGGTGCTACGGCGGGTTCGCGCGTGTCGCCAATTTCGTGAAAGAGCAGAGGCGGTTGGCCAACGAGAACGGCTTGCCGTCCCTGTTCCTGGTGGCCGGCGACACGTTCCAGGGCACGCCGTACTTCTCGCTGTTCCACTCGGATCCCGTTGTCGACTTCATCAACCAGCTGCGCCCGGACGCCATG ACTTTAGGGAATCACGAGTTTGACGACGGTGTCGATACTCTTGCATCATATCTAGAAAGAACAAAACATATACCAACAGTTGTGTCGAACTTGAATGCGACGGCAGAACCAAACTTGGATAAATACCTATTGTCATCattagtatttacaataaacaaCACAAAAGTAGGAATCGTTGGATATTTAACAACGGATACtccg acCATATCCAAAACCGGAAACGTTGAATTTTTCGAAGAAGTTGAATCTTTGAAGaaagaaactaaaaaattacGAGACAGTGGTGTTAACATAATTATTGGTCTCGGTCATAGTGGCAttgaaaaagataaaataatcgcCCAAGAGGTAGAAGATATTGATATAATTGTTGGAGGTCATTCCCATACGTTTCTGTACTccg GTACTCCGCCCAGCATTGAAAAACCATATGGACCATATCCACTGTACGTgacaaatgttaaaaataaggCCGTGCCAATATTACAGGCTTACGCGAATACCAAATACGCAGGCAAAgtagtattaaaatttgatcCTAATGGCGATTTAGTTAGTATCGATGGTTCGCCAACATTATTGAATCACGAAATAAAAcaag ATCCAGAAATGTTGACTGTGGTTGATAAATGGAAACCAGAGGTAATTAATGTTACAAACGTTATAATCGGACGTACGGCAGTGGAGTTGATAAACACTTGTCATAGAATGGAATGCAACATAGGTAACTTGATAGCTGATTCTTTCGTATACTAC aatgttatgaaaaaagaaatttataatgaatattggtCTGATGCTCCTATTGGAATCGTTCAAGCTGGTGGAATTCGGACAACAATCAACGAAACCGATCATGatg gTTACATCTCTTTAGGGCAGTTAATCAATGTCATGCCATTTCAAAATAATCtggttaaaattactatttctgGTAGTAGTTTATTAGAAGCTTTTGAACAAAGCGTTTACGACTTTGTAGAGAATCGAGGCGGAAGTAAACTTTTACAAGTATCcg gCGTTCTGGTTGAGTATGATTTAACAAAAAGTCCTGGTAACCGAGTGTCTTCACTATTACTCCGTTGTGGTGAATGTAACGTTCCTAAATACGAACCTTTACAATTAACTGCTAACTATACAATAGTGACGAACAGCTATTTGGCCGAAGGTGGtgataattttaagtcatttaaAAAAGGATTGAAGAAAAACAAAGCATTAG atGTTGAAGATTTCAATGCAACAGCGATGTATATGAAATCAATAAGTCCTATAATGACTGGAGTAGAGGGAAGAATCATCTTTACATCCAATAACAATGAAAAGTCGGCAGGATCTAATATTAATACacgaaattatcaatttataatgattacatttattactacagtattattttttaacattcaagatttcatttaa